The following is a genomic window from Actinomadura sp. WMMB 499.
CGGCTCGCCGACAACGAGGACGAACCGGCCACGGTCGTGCGCGGGCGGGCACCCGGTGTGCCGCCGCTCGCCGCGCTGCGTCGCCACTTCCTCGACGGGCTCGACCGGCGCGAACCCGTCACGGGCCTGAACGACGACCCGCGGGTGCTCACGTTCCGCCACCTGCTGTACTCGACTCAGGCGCTGATCACGCGCCTGACCGCCTACATGCTGCACAGCGAGGCGGCGCTCGCGGACGCTCTGGCCGAGATCGCCCCCGGCGAAGACACCGGCCCGCGGGTGGCCGCGGCGCAGATCTTCGGCACCCAGCAAATCCTGGGGGATCGGAACGTCCAGGACCTGCGCGCCGGACTGAACGCCGACGCCGTTCCACGCGCGGCGATCGCCCGTGCCGCGGCCGCATTCGACCTGCTGGAGGGCGGCCTG
Proteins encoded in this region:
- a CDS encoding TetR/AcrR family transcriptional regulator yields the protein MGYDRAELRERKKERIREAISEAAITLFAKSGFDGVTFAEIAAAAEVSKPTPFAYFPPKEDLVLHRLADNEDEPATVVRGRAPGVPPLAALRRHFLDGLDRREPVTGLNDDPRVLTFRHLLYSTQALITRLTAYMLHSEAALADALAEIAPGEDTGPRVAAAQIFGTQQILGDRNVQDLRAGLNADAVPRAAIARAAAAFDLLEGGLASRFG